The proteins below come from a single Danio aesculapii chromosome 25, fDanAes4.1, whole genome shotgun sequence genomic window:
- the lrrc56 gene encoding LOW QUALITY PROTEIN: leucine-rich repeat-containing protein 56 (The sequence of the model RefSeq protein was modified relative to this genomic sequence to represent the inferred CDS: inserted 6 bases in 5 codons; deleted 2 bases in 2 codons): MLSEAAIKKRPGTTHSAVTEFNRFCTLNLKPTAEPEHFDKMMDQLCLSPEILKILSGSDDLQEVTSLEMCVDTRQDTLDNFGVYLPKLTQLKMNNSLISSVRDLGTSLSHLQVLWLARCSLTDLEGISALSSLKELYVAYNSISDLSPVSMLENLELLDLEGNNVDELAQLWYLCCCEKLRTLSLEGNPVCTCPDPGMLEASHYSYRSVVRELIPQLNILDDVPVAEEKSPCYGXSLLDWTLLXESIKDSSVNVDLDHTDAAIEERSVSECGIRPASALPLDLKNSSRSLFNHPDSARPSXFWTGSRPGSAGSVLDILNHEASDLTNGVGTVLCGNPLQAIRARRQKIKLQNSLSQIQPSTQLSSYIPEHTYDFEQSSSQDRSDVFAELRSWRIEHNKHLLAIEKEPAATVMSVHHSDEEYDDEDRHNHSITRDASRDTSSPDTSIQSLSPESPEMLRLTSSSGCSMSPSPPPTVTLSPAGRRTTQIRTRRLRPHKPDVSNSRLSKXETETDHRSICAQNNMTVTSLTAPPRIVHKPQRPSTSPADXPLRMEVTGNQQLSEMQHKPIMHSNTSKELAPRRPQTARAALQRLPDRSLLPARGNTHLEGVD; the protein is encoded by the exons ATGTTGAGTGAAGCAGCGATAAAGAAGAGACCTGGCACAACTCACTCCGCCGTCACTGAGTTTAATAGATTTTGTACATTGAACTTAAAACCTACTGCTGAACCTGAGCACTTCGACAAGATGATGGATCAACTGTGCCTTTCACCAGAAATATTG aaaattcTTTCTGGATCAGACGATCTACAAGAAGTGACGTCACTAGAGATGTGTGTCGATACTCGACAGGACACTCTAGACAATTTTG GAGTCTACTTGCCAAAACTTACACAGCTAAAAATGAACAACAGTTTGATCTCATCTGTCCG GGATTTAGGAACCAGCCTTTCCCATCTGCAGGTCTTATGGCTGGCACGTTGCAGTTTGACTGATCTGGAAGGAATTTCTGCTCTTTCTTCCTTGAAg GAGCTGTATGTGGCATACAACAGCATATCAGACCTAAGTCCAGTCAGTATGTTGGAAAACCTGGAGCTGTTGGATCTGGAGGGGAACAATGTTGATGAACTGGCTCAGTTGTGGTATCTATGCTGTTGTGAGAAGCTCAGAACACTTTCACTGGAAGGAAACCCTGTGTGCACCTGCCCTGATCCAGGAATGTTAGAG GCTTCACACTATAGCTACAGGTCTGTTGTCCGTGAGCTGATCCCTCAGCTAAATATCCTCGATGATGTACCTGTTGCAGAAGAAAAATCTCCGTGCTATG ATTCACTGCTGGACTGGACTCTTC AAGAATCAATCAAAGACAGTTCAGTTAATGTTGATCTGGATCACACAGATGCAGCTATCG AAGAGAGATCTGTTAGTGAGTGTGGCATCAGACCTGCATCTGCACTGCCTCTTGATCTAAAAAACTCTTCCAGGAGTCTCTTTAACCATCCAGATAGTGCCAGACCTT ACTTCTGGACTGGGTCAAGACCAGGTTCAGCTGGCTCTGTACTTGACATTCTGAACCATGAGGCGAGTGATCTGACAAACG GTGTTGGAACTGTTCTCTGTGGGAATCCACTACAGGCTATTCGAGCACGCAGACAGAAAATAAAG CTGCAAAATTCTCTTTCTCAAATCCAACCCAGCACACAGCTTAGCAGTTATATTCCTGAACACACGTATGACTTTGAACAGTCAAGCAGTCAGGACCGCAGTGATGTTTTTGCCGAGCTCAGAAGCTGG AGGATTGAGCACAACAA ACATCTGTTGGCTATTGAGAAGGAACCAGCAGCCACAGTTATGAGTGTCCACCACAGTGATGAGGAGTATGATGATGAAGACAGACACAATCATAGCATCACTAGAGATGCCAGCAGAGACACCAGCTCTCCTGATACATCCATACAATCTCTCTCACCAG AATCTCCAGAGATGTTGAGACTT ACCTCCTCTTCAGGCTGTTCCATGTCTCCCTCACCTCCACCTACTGTAACACTTTCCCCTGCTGGTCGGAGGACAACACAAATCCGCACTAGGAGACTCAGACCTCATAAGCCTGATGTCAGTAACTCAAGACTATCAAA GGAAACTGAGACTGACCACAGAAGCATATGTGCCCAGAATAACATGACTGTAACATCTCTGACTGCACCTCCTCGAATAGTCCATAAACCCCAAAGACCCTCTACTAGTCCTGCAG TCCCTCTTAGGATGGAGGTTACTGGGAACCAGCAGCTCTCGGAAATGCAGCATAAACCAATAATGCATTCTAACACGTCTAAAGAATTGGCACCCAGACGTCCACAAACAGCAAGAGCTGCACTGCAAAGACTTCCGGATCGAAGCCTTTTGCCTGCTCGAGGAAACACCCACCTGGAAGGTgtagattaa